One genomic window of Tepidamorphus gemmatus includes the following:
- a CDS encoding NAD-dependent epimerase/dehydratase family protein — translation MPGEAACGPAVGATLIIGAAGFLGRHIARRLTAEGIPVVGLGSRRPGDIPFSRFHIGRTELTGLLDEALEGCTNVVFAGGTTRPGAPMRTIGAELATEAGHVIDVAELCALRGVARFVFLSSGGAIYGRTDATRIEETHPTEPISNYGLAKLVAEHGLRLIGLRSGMRVISLRIANPYGPGQTVRGSQGFVAAVVGAARGEQTLEIWGDGSVVRDFVYVDDVAESVILALMADVPSTVINIGSSVGVSLVELLATFERLSGCRMTPVFLPGRGVDVPRVVLDIGRARALLGWQPAHSLERGLALTIAAENLGHPRETADPGSG, via the coding sequence ATGCCGGGCGAGGCAGCGTGCGGGCCTGCCGTCGGCGCAACCCTGATCATCGGCGCAGCGGGCTTCCTCGGCCGTCACATCGCGCGCAGGCTGACCGCCGAGGGCATCCCCGTCGTCGGACTTGGCAGCCGCCGGCCCGGCGACATACCGTTCAGCCGCTTTCATATCGGCCGAACGGAACTGACAGGTTTGCTGGACGAAGCGCTGGAAGGCTGTACCAACGTCGTCTTCGCCGGCGGCACGACCCGCCCCGGCGCCCCGATGCGCACGATCGGCGCGGAGCTTGCAACCGAGGCAGGCCATGTCATCGACGTGGCCGAACTTTGTGCTCTGCGCGGCGTCGCACGCTTCGTCTTCCTGTCGTCCGGCGGCGCCATTTACGGGCGGACGGATGCGACGAGGATCGAGGAGACCCATCCCACCGAGCCGATCAGCAACTACGGCCTCGCCAAGCTCGTCGCGGAGCACGGCCTTCGACTCATCGGCCTGCGGTCGGGCATGCGGGTGATTTCGCTCAGGATCGCCAATCCCTACGGTCCGGGCCAGACGGTCAGGGGAAGCCAGGGGTTCGTGGCGGCGGTCGTCGGCGCGGCGCGCGGGGAACAGACGCTCGAGATCTGGGGCGATGGCAGTGTCGTGCGCGACTTCGTTTACGTGGACGACGTAGCCGAATCCGTCATTCTGGCGCTCATGGCGGACGTGCCGTCCACGGTGATCAATATCGGCAGCTCCGTCGGAGTGTCGCTCGTCGAACTGCTGGCAACGTTTGAACGCCTGTCCGGCTGCCGGATGACACCTGTCTTCCTGCCGGGACGTGGCGTCGACGTGCCGCGGGTCGTTCTCGATATCGGGCGGGCCCGGGCGCTGCTCGGCTGGCAACCGGCACATAGCCTCGAGCGTGGGCTGGCGCTGACCATAGCCGCCGAGAACCTTGGCCATCCTCGGGAGACAGCCGATCCGGGGAGCGGCTGA
- a CDS encoding isocitrate/isopropylmalate dehydrogenase family protein produces the protein MTGDRRFRIAVIPGDGIGAEVIGPCLAVLEGALGRVGGPRLDPEILAAGAGTYLAQGTALPERTLAAARAADAILLGAAGLPDVRYPDGTEIAPQIELRFLLDLYAGIRPIRSIRGVPTPLADQRAAALDFVIVRESTEGLFASHGKGRVRGDAEAEDRLRITRRGTARVSDAALRLARSRKAAGGAGRVTCVDKANVFASMAFFRKVFDERARQFPDLSGDHLYIDAAALEMVRAPWRFDVIVTENMFGDILSDLGAGLIGGMGFAPSADIGDDHAVFQPCHGTAPDIAGSGRANPTAMFLSGAMMLEWLAERHGEPRAAEAASLVRQAVDAVFADGMRTWEIGGTAGIREVTDVVLARIAVTGAPDDPMPASP, from the coding sequence GTGACCGGCGACCGCCGCTTCCGCATTGCCGTGATTCCCGGCGACGGTATCGGCGCCGAGGTGATCGGACCATGCCTGGCAGTGCTGGAGGGAGCGCTCGGCCGCGTCGGCGGTCCGCGGCTCGACCCGGAGATTCTGGCGGCCGGCGCCGGCACCTATCTGGCGCAGGGCACTGCGCTGCCGGAGCGGACTCTGGCGGCGGCGCGCGCCGCCGATGCAATCCTCCTGGGCGCTGCCGGGCTTCCTGACGTGCGATATCCCGACGGCACCGAGATTGCGCCGCAGATAGAACTGCGGTTCCTGCTCGATCTCTATGCGGGAATCCGGCCGATTCGCTCCATTCGCGGCGTTCCGACGCCGTTGGCGGATCAACGCGCCGCCGCCCTCGACTTTGTCATTGTTCGGGAGTCCACCGAGGGTCTGTTCGCCTCGCATGGCAAGGGGCGCGTCAGGGGCGACGCGGAGGCAGAGGACCGGCTGCGGATTACCCGGCGTGGAACCGCGCGGGTGTCTGATGCCGCGCTGAGGTTGGCGCGATCACGCAAGGCTGCCGGCGGCGCGGGGCGCGTGACCTGTGTCGACAAGGCAAACGTCTTTGCGTCGATGGCCTTTTTCCGCAAGGTGTTCGACGAGCGCGCGCGTCAGTTCCCCGACCTGTCGGGTGATCATCTGTACATCGACGCCGCGGCGCTCGAGATGGTCCGCGCGCCGTGGCGGTTCGACGTGATCGTCACGGAGAACATGTTCGGTGACATCCTCTCCGATCTCGGGGCCGGCTTGATCGGCGGCATGGGGTTTGCGCCATCCGCCGACATCGGCGATGACCACGCGGTGTTCCAGCCTTGCCACGGCACCGCGCCGGACATCGCGGGGTCGGGCAGGGCAAATCCGACCGCGATGTTCCTGTCGGGCGCGATGATGCTCGAATGGCTGGCCGAGCGACATGGCGAACCGCGCGCCGCCGAGGCGGCCTCGCTCGTGCGTCAGGCGGTCGATGCGGTCTTCGCAGACGGCATGCGGACTTGGGAGATCGGCGGGACGGCCGGAATCCGCGAAGTCACCGATGTCGTCCTCGCGCGGATTGCGGTGACGGGCGCCCCTGACGACCCGATGCCCGCTTCCCCTTGA
- the otnK gene encoding 3-oxo-tetronate kinase, whose product MLIGAVADDLTGATDLALMLAAGGMRTIQVMGVPDDAHRLEDFDAVVVALKSRTIPAAEAVSLSVAAARALRAAGCRQLIFKYCSTFDSTDEGNIGPVTDALMAETGAAVTIACPAFPTNGRTIYMGHLFVGQQPLAESPMRDHPLTPMRDSNLVRVLQRQTASKVGLIPFPVVHQGAAAIRTAIAAAARSGERMLIVDAITDRDLREIGTAVADMPLITGGSGIAIGLADNFARAGLLAPSPPPRTIKAPPGRAAIVAGSCSQATRTQVKTAIEAGLPALRIEPQALADGRQTVEAVLDWAAEQDPLHPILVYSSDEPEAVRDVQSVLGRAQAGELVERSLAAIGMGLVEAGVTRLIVAGGETSGAVVGALGVAMLEIGPEIDPGVPWTRALDGRDLVLALKSGNFGAPDFFIKAWDRLA is encoded by the coding sequence ATGTTGATCGGCGCCGTCGCCGATGATCTGACCGGCGCGACGGATCTCGCGCTAATGCTGGCCGCCGGGGGCATGCGGACCATTCAGGTGATGGGCGTCCCCGACGACGCACACCGTCTCGAAGACTTCGATGCGGTCGTGGTGGCGCTGAAGTCGCGCACCATACCCGCCGCCGAAGCGGTCAGCCTTTCGGTTGCCGCCGCCCGCGCGTTGCGCGCGGCGGGTTGCCGCCAGCTGATCTTCAAGTACTGCTCGACGTTCGATTCGACCGACGAGGGCAATATCGGACCGGTCACCGACGCGCTGATGGCAGAGACCGGTGCGGCGGTCACCATCGCCTGCCCCGCATTTCCGACAAACGGGCGGACCATCTACATGGGCCATTTGTTCGTCGGCCAGCAGCCCCTCGCGGAAAGCCCGATGCGGGACCACCCGCTGACCCCGATGCGCGATTCCAATCTCGTGCGCGTCCTGCAGCGTCAGACCGCCTCGAAGGTCGGGCTGATCCCCTTCCCCGTCGTACACCAGGGCGCCGCGGCGATCAGGACGGCGATTGCCGCAGCGGCCCGGAGTGGCGAACGGATGCTGATCGTCGACGCCATCACCGACCGCGACTTGCGAGAGATCGGGACCGCGGTCGCCGACATGCCGCTGATCACAGGCGGATCAGGCATCGCCATCGGTCTTGCGGACAATTTCGCACGCGCAGGCCTGCTTGCCCCCAGTCCACCGCCCCGAACGATCAAAGCGCCGCCCGGCCGCGCCGCGATCGTGGCGGGAAGCTGCTCGCAGGCGACGAGAACACAGGTGAAGACCGCCATCGAAGCCGGCCTCCCCGCACTCCGGATCGAACCGCAAGCGCTCGCCGACGGGCGCCAGACGGTCGAAGCCGTCCTGGACTGGGCAGCCGAACAGGACCCGTTACACCCGATCCTCGTCTATTCCAGCGACGAACCCGAGGCTGTGCGCGACGTCCAATCGGTCCTTGGCCGGGCGCAGGCGGGCGAACTCGTCGAGCGAAGCCTCGCCGCCATCGGCATGGGACTGGTCGAGGCCGGCGTGACACGGCTGATCGTCGCGGGCGGCGAGACCTCCGGCGCCGTCGTCGGCGCACTCGGCGTCGCGATGCTCGAGATCGGCCCCGAGATCGATCCGGGCGTGCCCTGGACACGGGCACTGGACGGACGCGATCTGGTGCTGGCGCTCAAATCCGGAAATTTCGGCGCGCCGGACTTCTTCATCAAGGCCTGGGACCGCCTGGCCTGA
- a CDS encoding SDR family oxidoreductase translates to MPIQYDLNGQTAIVTGGAQGIGRAVAERFVASGAHVVILDRDAERAGSTAAEIGPAARALAVDITDLASVEAARDDVLAREGRIDILVNNAGIAGMNAVTWNYPVDEWNRIMAINLGGTFHCCRAVVPAMIAAGYGRIVNIASIAGKEGNPNASAYSASKAGVIALTKSLAKELAGYDISVNCLTPAAARTAIFDQMSEEHIGYMLAKIPRGRFVTVEEVAALVAFAASPECSFTTGAVLDISGGRATY, encoded by the coding sequence ATGCCTATCCAGTACGACCTGAACGGACAGACCGCGATCGTCACCGGTGGCGCGCAAGGCATCGGACGCGCCGTGGCGGAGCGCTTCGTCGCCTCGGGCGCACATGTCGTCATCCTGGATCGCGATGCCGAACGCGCCGGCAGCACCGCCGCAGAAATCGGGCCGGCCGCGCGGGCGCTGGCGGTCGACATCACCGACCTCGCCTCGGTCGAGGCTGCGCGCGACGATGTGCTGGCCCGTGAGGGACGCATCGACATCCTGGTGAACAATGCCGGCATCGCCGGGATGAACGCCGTCACCTGGAACTATCCGGTGGACGAATGGAACCGCATCATGGCGATCAATCTCGGCGGGACCTTCCATTGCTGCCGGGCCGTGGTACCGGCGATGATCGCCGCGGGTTATGGCCGGATCGTCAACATCGCCTCGATCGCCGGCAAGGAGGGTAATCCGAACGCCTCGGCCTACTCGGCGTCGAAAGCCGGTGTGATCGCGCTGACCAAGTCCCTCGCCAAGGAACTCGCGGGCTATGATATCTCGGTGAACTGCCTGACGCCGGCGGCGGCCCGCACCGCAATCTTCGACCAGATGTCGGAAGAACATATCGGCTACATGCTCGCCAAGATCCCCCGCGGACGCTTCGTCACGGTCGAGGAGGTGGCCGCACTGGTCGCCTTCGCCGCCTCGCCCGAATGCTCCTTCACCACGGGAGCCGTTCTCGACATCTCCGGAGGCCGGGCAACCTACTGA
- a CDS encoding NAD(P)-dependent oxidoreductase has translation MSKERVGFIGVGLMGHGMAANLIDKGWPLTIMGHRNRKPVDDLLARGAREARTPREVAQNSDILFICVTGTPQVEALVRGPDGILEGAHDKLVVVDTSTAIPDSTIALAEELKAKGAAMADAPLGGTPVQAAAGELSAMVGADPEVFARIEPAIRAWAARVVHLGPVGFGHKMKLLNNFLSLGYAAIYAEALAVARKNGISVATFDSVIRGSRMDCGFYQTFMGYALEGNPEAHKFTLTNAHKDMRYLATMANESGIANHIGAAVKNMFAFAEGIGRGQDYVPLLADIVAEANGVKIEK, from the coding sequence ATGAGCAAGGAACGGGTGGGTTTCATCGGCGTCGGCCTGATGGGGCACGGCATGGCAGCCAATCTGATCGACAAGGGTTGGCCGCTGACGATCATGGGGCACCGCAACCGCAAGCCGGTCGACGATCTCCTCGCCCGCGGTGCGCGCGAGGCCAGGACCCCGCGCGAGGTGGCGCAGAACTCCGACATCCTGTTCATCTGTGTCACCGGCACCCCCCAGGTCGAGGCCCTGGTGCGCGGCCCTGACGGCATCCTCGAGGGCGCCCACGACAAATTGGTGGTCGTCGATACCTCCACCGCGATCCCGGACTCGACCATCGCGCTGGCGGAGGAACTGAAGGCGAAGGGAGCAGCGATGGCGGATGCGCCGCTCGGCGGCACGCCGGTCCAGGCCGCCGCAGGCGAACTGTCGGCCATGGTCGGGGCCGATCCGGAGGTGTTCGCGCGCATCGAGCCGGCCATCCGTGCCTGGGCGGCGAGGGTGGTGCATCTCGGGCCCGTCGGCTTCGGCCACAAGATGAAGCTTCTCAACAATTTCCTGTCACTCGGCTACGCTGCCATCTATGCCGAGGCGCTCGCCGTGGCCCGCAAGAACGGTATCAGCGTCGCCACCTTCGACAGCGTCATCCGTGGCAGCCGGATGGATTGCGGATTCTATCAGACATTCATGGGCTATGCGCTCGAGGGCAATCCCGAGGCGCACAAGTTCACGCTCACAAACGCCCACAAGGACATGCGCTACCTGGCGACGATGGCCAACGAATCCGGAATAGCCAATCATATCGGCGCGGCCGTGAAGAACATGTTCGCGTTTGCCGAGGGGATCGGGCGCGGTCAGGATTACGTGCCGTTGCTCGCCGACATCGTCGCCGAGGCGAATGGCGTGAAGATCGAGAAGTAG